The proteins below come from a single Corylus avellana chromosome ca3, CavTom2PMs-1.0 genomic window:
- the LOC132173762 gene encoding B-box zinc finger protein 22 codes for MKIQCHVCEAAEAVVLCCADEAALCWACDKKIHAANKLASMHQRVPLSSSSSQMPKCDICQETVGYFFCLEDRALLCRKCDVAIHSANTYVSAHQRFLLTGVKVGLEPTEHVATSSSVKSDSGEKGLGTKFQSVSRRDSSYPLAGQYNEVLPNDVGGVRDFAAPKVPFAGAFAAPKVQYAGGSVAGIMPQWPIDEYLGLTEFNLNYGYLDNGSSKADSGKLGDSDSPILRAAEEEVDDDECLGQVPEASWAVPQIPSPPTASGLYWPKNYQNSLEGAGFVPDICFSRAENPQHCHHNVSISKRQRQL; via the exons ATGAAGATACAGTGCCACGTTTGCGAGGCGGCGGAGGCGGTGGTGCTGTGCTGCGCGGACGAGGCGGCGCTGTGTTGGGCGTGCGATAAGAAGATTCACGCCGCCAACAAGCTGGCCAGCATGCACCAGAGGGTCCCTCTCTCCAGCTCCTCGTCTCAGATGCCCAAGTGTGACATCTGCcag GAGACAGTTGGGTACTTCTTTTGTCTAGAAGATCGAGCTTTACTCTGCAGAAAATGTGATGTTGCCATACATTCAGCGAATACTTATGTGTCCGCTCATCAGAGATTTTTGCTAACTGGTGTAAAAGTTGGTCTTGAACCTACTGAACATGTTGCTACCTCTTCCTCGGTGAAGTCAGATTCTGGGGAAAAAGGCCTGGGAACTAAATTTCAATCTGTGTCTAGAAGAGACTCATCATATCCATTGGCTGGTCAATACAATGAAGTATTACCCAACGATGTTGGTGGAGTTAGGGACTTTGCAGCACCAAAGGTGCCATTTGCTGGGGCCTTTGCAGCACCAAAGGTGCAATATGCTGGGGGCTCTGTGGCTGGAATTATGCCGCAATGGCCTATTGATGAATATCTTGGACTTACTGAGTTCAATCTGAATTATGGGTACTTGGACAACGGATCATCTAAG GCTGATAGTGGCAAGCTTGGGGACTCTGATTCCCCAATTTTAAGAGCTGCTGAGGAAGAAGTGGATGATGATGAGTGCTTGGGTCAGGTGCCAGAGGCCTCATGGGCAGTGCCTCAGATCCCTTCACCGCCGACTGCCTCCGGGCTCTACTGGCCAAAAAACTATCAGAATTCATTGGAGGGTGCAGGTTTTGTTCCTGATATATGCTTCTCGCGTGCGGAAAACCCCCAGCATTGTCATCATAATGTTAGTATCTCAAAACGACAGAGGCAACTCTAA